A stretch of Flavobacterium sp. N2270 DNA encodes these proteins:
- a CDS encoding DoxX family protein, whose translation MTLPWHQYVMGIIYVLAGLNHFRQPRLYLKIIPHYLPNPNLLNKLSGIAEILLGILVCFSLTSNYAAWGIIALLIAVFPANIYMYQNDKAKLGLPKWILLLRLPLQLILMYWAFLYTL comes from the coding sequence ATGACTTTACCTTGGCATCAATATGTAATGGGGATAATTTATGTTTTGGCTGGTCTAAATCATTTTAGACAACCTCGCTTATACCTTAAAATTATCCCACACTATTTACCTAACCCTAATTTATTAAATAAACTAAGTGGTATTGCAGAAATACTACTAGGCATTTTGGTCTGCTTTTCACTTACTTCTAATTATGCAGCTTGGGGTATAATAGCTTTATTAATTGCCGTTTTTCCGGCTAATATTTATATGTATCAAAATGATAAAGCTAAATTAGGACTACCAAAATGGATATTATTACTAAGATTACCTCTACAATTAATTCTAATGTATTGGGCCTTTTTATACACTTTATAA
- a CDS encoding alpha-ketoglutarate-dependent dioxygenase AlkB family protein, protein MLDLFPNEKITLNLPDAVFEYYPNFFSKETADELFKKLLNETPWQQDEITVFGKTHLQPRLTALYGNEGKPYSYSNIIMHPHYWNPLLTYIKEKVEETCNHSFTTVLLNNYRNEKDSNGWHADNEKELGRDPIIASVSLGEERVFQLKHNTNKEAKQSLILKHGSLLIMKKGSQIYYKHQIPKATKQKKERINLTFRTIL, encoded by the coding sequence ATGTTAGATTTATTTCCAAACGAAAAAATAACTTTAAACCTTCCAGATGCTGTTTTTGAATATTATCCTAATTTCTTCTCGAAAGAAACAGCAGATGAACTTTTTAAAAAACTTTTAAATGAAACTCCTTGGCAGCAAGATGAAATTACAGTTTTTGGAAAAACACATTTACAACCACGATTAACTGCATTATATGGAAACGAAGGAAAACCCTACTCTTATTCTAATATCATAATGCACCCACATTATTGGAATCCTTTACTCACTTATATAAAAGAAAAAGTAGAAGAAACTTGTAATCATTCTTTTACAACGGTTTTACTCAATAATTATAGAAATGAAAAAGACTCTAACGGGTGGCATGCCGATAATGAAAAGGAATTAGGGAGAGACCCAATCATTGCCTCGGTTAGTTTAGGAGAAGAAAGGGTTTTTCAATTAAAACACAATACTAATAAAGAAGCCAAACAATCATTAATTTTAAAACACGGTAGTTTATTAATAATGAAAAAAGGAAGTCAAATTTATTACAAACATCAAATCCCAAAAGCTACAAAACAAAAAAAAGAAAGAATAAACTTAACCTTTAGAACTATTTTGTAA
- a CDS encoding TIGR03643 family protein, with protein MEKKGKTELDNKSLERIVTLAQEEKKPFDIIKKEFGVSEKEVTELMRMRLNKDNFELWKKKVAANKPKPKPQKFNPIEDDDLDSKYYFKNKFD; from the coding sequence ATGGAAAAGAAAGGAAAAACAGAATTAGATAACAAATCATTAGAAAGAATTGTTACTTTGGCGCAAGAGGAAAAAAAGCCTTTTGATATAATTAAAAAAGAATTTGGTGTTTCTGAAAAAGAAGTAACCGAATTAATGCGAATGCGTTTAAACAAAGACAACTTTGAACTTTGGAAAAAAAAGGTAGCGGCAAATAAACCAAAACCAAAACCTCAAAAATTCAATCCTATTGAAGATGATGATTTAGATAGTAAATATTACTTTAAAAATAAATTTGATTAA
- the trhA gene encoding PAQR family membrane homeostasis protein TrhA, with the protein MSLSIKNREEFLNVISHAAGIILGVFGLVFLLLKNRELTSFSTLSIVIYGFCLIALYTASTVYHAISHEKKKQKAQIFDHIGIFLLIAGTYTPICLVTLEKTTGWTLFLVIWSIAALGLVMKLFLTGKLDKLSLLIYLIMGWLAVVEYEQLINLLSVEALFYLALGGVLYTLGTIFYAFEKIPYGHFIWHLFVLGGSISHYFMIYNIV; encoded by the coding sequence ATGTCATTAAGTATTAAAAATAGAGAAGAATTTTTAAATGTAATTTCACATGCTGCTGGAATTATATTAGGTGTTTTTGGGCTTGTTTTTTTGTTATTAAAAAACAGAGAATTAACCAGTTTTAGCACTTTAAGTATCGTTATTTATGGTTTTTGTTTAATTGCTCTTTACACAGCTTCAACTGTTTATCATGCTATTTCTCACGAGAAGAAAAAGCAAAAAGCACAAATTTTTGATCATATTGGTATTTTCTTATTAATAGCAGGAACGTATACACCAATTTGTTTGGTTACTTTAGAGAAAACTACTGGTTGGACACTCTTTTTAGTAATTTGGAGCATTGCCGCTTTAGGATTAGTAATGAAGTTGTTTTTAACCGGAAAACTTGATAAATTATCGTTGCTTATTTATTTAATTATGGGCTGGTTGGCTGTAGTTGAATATGAGCAATTAATAAATTTATTATCTGTTGAAGCTTTGTTTTACTTAGCTCTTGGCGGAGTTTTATATACTTTGGGGACTATTTTTTATGCATTTGAAAAAATTCCGTATGGACATTTCATTTGGCATCTATTCGTTTTAGGCGGAAGTATTTCGCACTACTTTATGATTTATAATATTGTGTAA
- the htpG gene encoding molecular chaperone HtpG, whose protein sequence is MSSGKINVSVENIFPLIKKFLYNDHEIFLRELISNATDATLKLKHLTSIGEASVEYGNPKIEVKIDKEGKKIHIIDQGLGMSAEEVEKYINQIAFSGAEEFLEKYKDSAKDSGVIGHFGLGFYSAFMVASKVELITKTYKDEPAAHWTCDGSPEFNLVPHDKTERGTEIILHIAEDSLEFLEESKIRELLTKYNKFMPIPIKFGTRKEKIEQKKGEFVDSENKDEIFTEVEVDNIINNPNPAWTKQPADLTEEDYKNFYRELYPMQFDEPLFNIHLNVDYPFNLTGILYFPKLSADIQMQKDKIQMYQNQVFVTDNVEGIVPEFLTMLKGVIDSPDIPLNVSRSGLQADSNVKKISNYITRKVADKLKALFTENREDFEKKWNDIKIVLEYGMLSEPKFYEKAGAFTLYPTTDDKYFTLEELKEATKDTQTDKDGKLVVLYASNKEAQHSYIEIAKEKGYKVILLDSPIVSHLIQKLEADNENLTFARVDADHIDKLIQKEENQISKLSEEETTSLKNILETLVPKEKYAVQMEAMDSNAAPFMITQPEFMRRMKEMSQSGGGGMFGMGNMPEMYNLVVNTNSELASSILSSNNDESKATLVKQALDLAKLSQGLLKGEELTSFVKRSFETLK, encoded by the coding sequence ATGTCTTCAGGAAAAATTAATGTTTCGGTTGAAAACATCTTTCCCTTAATAAAGAAATTCTTGTACAATGACCACGAAATATTTCTTCGTGAATTGATTTCAAATGCAACTGATGCTACCCTAAAATTAAAGCACTTAACAAGCATTGGTGAAGCAAGTGTAGAATATGGAAACCCTAAAATTGAAGTGAAAATCGATAAAGAAGGAAAAAAAATCCATATTATTGATCAAGGATTAGGAATGTCTGCCGAAGAAGTTGAAAAATACATCAATCAAATTGCTTTTTCTGGTGCTGAAGAGTTTTTAGAAAAATACAAAGACTCTGCCAAAGATTCAGGTGTAATTGGTCATTTTGGTTTAGGTTTTTATTCTGCGTTCATGGTAGCTTCAAAAGTGGAATTAATTACAAAAACTTACAAAGATGAACCTGCAGCGCATTGGACATGCGATGGAAGTCCAGAATTTAATTTAGTTCCTCATGATAAAACAGAAAGAGGAACAGAAATAATTCTACATATTGCTGAAGATTCATTAGAATTTTTAGAAGAAAGTAAAATTCGCGAATTACTTACTAAGTACAATAAATTCATGCCAATTCCTATTAAGTTTGGAACTCGTAAAGAGAAAATTGAGCAGAAAAAAGGAGAATTCGTTGATAGTGAAAACAAAGACGAAATTTTCACAGAGGTTGAAGTAGATAACATCATCAATAATCCAAATCCGGCATGGACAAAACAACCTGCTGATTTAACCGAGGAAGATTATAAAAATTTCTACCGTGAATTATATCCAATGCAATTTGATGAACCTTTGTTCAATATTCATTTAAATGTAGACTATCCATTTAATTTAACTGGAATTTTATATTTCCCTAAGTTATCTGCTGACATTCAAATGCAAAAAGATAAAATTCAGATGTACCAAAACCAAGTTTTCGTTACGGATAACGTGGAAGGAATTGTACCTGAATTTTTAACAATGCTTAAAGGTGTTATTGATTCGCCAGATATTCCATTAAATGTATCGCGTTCTGGCTTACAAGCAGACAGTAATGTAAAGAAAATCTCTAACTACATTACGCGTAAAGTTGCCGATAAATTGAAGGCTTTGTTTACAGAAAACCGTGAAGATTTTGAAAAAAAATGGAACGATATTAAAATTGTATTGGAATACGGAATGCTTTCGGAACCAAAATTCTATGAAAAAGCAGGTGCCTTTACATTGTATCCAACTACTGATGATAAGTATTTTACTTTAGAAGAATTAAAAGAAGCTACTAAAGATACTCAGACAGATAAAGACGGAAAATTAGTCGTGTTATATGCATCTAATAAAGAAGCGCAACATAGTTATATTGAAATTGCTAAAGAAAAAGGATACAAAGTTATCTTATTAGATTCGCCAATTGTTTCGCATTTAATTCAAAAATTAGAAGCGGATAATGAGAATCTAACTTTTGCTCGTGTAGATGCCGATCATATTGACAAGCTAATTCAGAAAGAAGAAAATCAAATTTCTAAATTATCAGAAGAAGAAACAACATCTTTAAAAAATATTTTAGAAACTCTTGTGCCAAAAGAAAAATATGCTGTACAAATGGAAGCGATGGACAGCAACGCGGCTCCGTTTATGATTACACAACCAGAATTCATGAGAAGAATGAAAGAAATGAGTCAGTCTGGCGGTGGCGGAATGTTTGGAATGGGAAATATGCCAGAAATGTATAATTTGGTAGTCAATACCAATTCTGAACTAGCTTCTTCTATTTTAAGTTCTAATAATGATGAATCTAAAGCAACATTAGTAAAACAAGCGTTGGATTTAGCTAAACTTTCTCAAGGCTTATTAAAAGGTGAAGAATTGACTTCTTTTGTAAAACGTAGTTTTGAAACGTTAAAATAA
- a CDS encoding GNAT family N-acetyltransferase, which yields MNLQPTLANEIITIKPIQKEDFEALFAIASDELLWEQHPNKDRYKKEVFQLFFENAIQSKGAFIVINNKTNEIIGSSRYYEFNEVEKSIVIGYTFISRAFWGKNYNSSLKELMINYAFQFVNKVYFHVGETNYRSQKAVEKLGAIKIGEIKSENLSKINWVYQLKK from the coding sequence ATGAATTTACAACCCACTTTAGCTAACGAAATAATCACCATTAAGCCTATTCAAAAAGAAGATTTTGAAGCTTTATTTGCTATAGCCTCAGATGAACTTCTTTGGGAACAACACCCTAATAAGGACAGATATAAAAAAGAAGTATTCCAATTGTTTTTTGAAAATGCAATACAATCTAAAGGGGCATTTATCGTTATTAATAATAAGACAAATGAAATAATTGGTTCTTCACGTTATTATGAATTTAACGAAGTTGAAAAAAGTATTGTAATAGGTTATACTTTTATTTCAAGAGCATTTTGGGGCAAAAACTACAACAGCAGTTTAAAAGAATTAATGATAAACTATGCTTTTCAGTTTGTAAACAAAGTATATTTTCATGTTGGCGAAACAAATTATCGCTCGCAAAAAGCAGTTGAAAAATTAGGCGCAATAAAAATTGGAGAAATAAAAAGCGAAAACTTATCTAAAATAAACTGGGTTTATCAACTTAAAAAATAA
- a CDS encoding peptidase M61 codes for MSKKIILSLAVATFFWSCKTAQTTPKIDVVDVSIDLVNVKDDKVMVSIIAPSFTSETATFHIPKTVPGTYSEDDYGRFIENFKAFDTKGNGLRVTKIDENSYSISDATKLSKVTYLVNDTYDTEGGGGFGKSEDVFSPAGTNIKAGENFMLNTHGFVGYFAGKTETPYKMTVTHPANLLGVSAMVDLDNSDTKDVFNSSKYATLVEMPLMYSKPDFTSFMVDDMEIIISVYSPTGKYTAKDITPNMETMMRAQKNFLGAFNSTKKYAILLYLSDMQAKDAKGFGALEHPTSTTVVMPEMMGLEMLQEQLKDVVSHEFFHIVTPLTVHSNEIQYFDFNNPQMSEHLWMYEGVTEYFANLFQVNQGLIDETEFFERMAQKIAQASEMNDKMSFTKMSKNVLNAPYKDQYVNVYQKGALIAMCLDIIIREESNGQKGILTLMQDLSNEYGSKKAFKDDELFAKITELTYPSVGEFLKTYVAGETPIPYADYFAKMGVTEAKIEVAGNPFLKGQTPYITVDPTTKEIMILPSIELNEFMTSMGLKNGDKILAVNGTNYNLDNIYDLVLGSANWKDGEAMTVKIKRDGKEQVLKGKIKMPKEVREGYQSTNEAKKAIKEAWLKG; via the coding sequence ATGAGTAAAAAAATAATTTTAAGCCTTGCTGTAGCAACCTTTTTTTGGAGTTGTAAAACAGCTCAAACTACTCCAAAAATAGATGTAGTAGACGTATCAATCGATTTAGTAAATGTAAAAGACGATAAAGTAATGGTGTCTATTATTGCACCTAGTTTTACTTCTGAAACAGCAACTTTTCATATCCCAAAAACAGTTCCTGGAACTTATTCTGAAGATGATTACGGTCGTTTCATCGAAAACTTCAAAGCATTTGATACAAAAGGTAATGGTTTGCGCGTTACTAAAATTGATGAAAATTCTTATTCAATTTCAGACGCAACTAAACTATCAAAAGTCACTTATTTAGTAAACGATACTTACGATACTGAAGGCGGCGGTGGTTTTGGAAAAAGTGAAGATGTTTTTTCTCCTGCTGGTACAAATATCAAAGCAGGCGAAAACTTCATGTTAAATACGCACGGTTTTGTAGGTTATTTTGCCGGAAAAACGGAAACTCCATATAAAATGACAGTGACTCATCCTGCAAACTTATTAGGTGTATCTGCAATGGTAGATTTAGATAATTCAGACACAAAAGATGTATTCAACAGTTCAAAATATGCAACTTTAGTTGAAATGCCATTAATGTATTCTAAGCCAGACTTTACTTCATTTATGGTAGACGACATGGAAATCATCATAAGTGTTTATTCTCCAACAGGAAAATATACTGCTAAAGACATTACTCCTAATATGGAAACAATGATGAGAGCGCAAAAGAATTTCTTAGGCGCATTCAATTCAACTAAAAAATATGCCATCTTGTTATATCTTTCTGATATGCAAGCAAAAGATGCTAAAGGATTTGGAGCTTTAGAACACCCAACTTCAACAACAGTTGTAATGCCTGAAATGATGGGATTAGAAATGTTACAAGAACAATTAAAAGATGTAGTTTCTCATGAATTTTTTCACATTGTAACTCCATTAACAGTCCATTCAAACGAAATTCAATATTTTGACTTTAACAACCCTCAAATGTCTGAACATTTATGGATGTATGAAGGTGTGACTGAATATTTTGCAAACTTATTCCAAGTAAATCAAGGTTTAATTGACGAAACTGAATTTTTTGAAAGAATGGCTCAAAAAATTGCTCAAGCAAGTGAAATGAATGACAAAATGAGTTTTACTAAAATGAGTAAAAACGTTTTAAATGCTCCATATAAAGATCAATATGTTAACGTATATCAAAAAGGGGCATTAATTGCAATGTGTTTAGACATCATTATTAGAGAAGAAAGCAACGGTCAAAAAGGAATTTTGACTTTAATGCAAGATTTATCTAATGAATACGGAAGTAAAAAAGCATTTAAAGATGATGAGTTATTTGCTAAAATAACCGAATTAACGTACCCATCAGTTGGTGAGTTCTTAAAAACTTATGTTGCTGGAGAAACTCCAATTCCTTATGCAGATTATTTTGCAAAAATGGGTGTAACTGAAGCTAAAATAGAAGTAGCAGGAAATCCATTCTTAAAAGGTCAAACTCCATACATTACGGTTGACCCTACTACAAAAGAAATCATGATTTTACCAAGTATTGAATTGAACGAGTTCATGACTTCAATGGGATTAAAAAATGGAGACAAAATTCTTGCTGTAAATGGTACAAACTATAACTTAGACAACATTTACGATTTAGTATTAGGTTCTGCAAATTGGAAAGACGGTGAAGCTATGACCGTTAAAATTAAACGTGATGGTAAAGAACAAGTATTAAAAGGTAAAATTAAAATGCCTAAAGAAGTTCGTGAAGGTTACCAATCCACAAATGAAGCGAAGAAAGCAATTAAAGAAGCTTGGTTAAAAGGTTAA
- a CDS encoding DUF819 domain-containing protein, protein MSNAPFFTDDTIVFGLLMLLLGFVFHTSSKEDGFWKKFYGVVPALLMCYLLPAIFSSLNIISPEWTEIDANGEVISKESSVYFIASRYLLPAALVLMTISIDLKALFNLGPKALIVFLAGTVGIILGGPIAILIVSIFSPETVGGNGFDAVWRGLSTLAGSWIGGGANQAAMLEIFKYNQEKYGAMVLVDIVVANIGMAFLLFGIGKKEAINKWLKADNSSIQELQDRVSEYQESVKRTPSLNDYIIITAIAFGSVGLSHWGSQLCASFFSKTFEIVNDPTSFASTFGGTFFWMVTIATILGIALSFSPLKKYEGAGASKIGSVFIYILVASIGMKMDLGSVLENPGLIAVGIIWMLIHFIIIFGVAKLIRAPYFFIAVGSQANVGGAASAPVVASAFHSSLASVGVLLAIFGYVAGTYGAILCTYLMETVAPK, encoded by the coding sequence ATGAGCAACGCACCCTTTTTTACTGACGATACTATTGTATTTGGTCTTTTAATGCTATTATTAGGTTTTGTATTTCATACCTCTTCAAAGGAAGATGGTTTTTGGAAAAAATTCTACGGAGTTGTTCCTGCCTTATTAATGTGTTATTTATTACCCGCTATCTTTAGCTCTTTAAACATCATTTCGCCAGAATGGACCGAAATAGATGCAAACGGAGAAGTAATCTCAAAAGAATCATCTGTATATTTTATAGCCAGTAGATATCTATTGCCAGCAGCACTAGTATTAATGACGATAAGCATTGACCTAAAAGCTTTATTTAATTTAGGTCCAAAAGCATTAATTGTTTTTCTTGCTGGGACAGTTGGAATTATTTTAGGCGGACCAATAGCCATTTTAATCGTTTCTATCTTTTCTCCAGAAACAGTTGGCGGAAATGGTTTTGACGCGGTTTGGAGAGGGCTTTCTACACTTGCCGGAAGTTGGATTGGCGGAGGAGCAAATCAAGCAGCTATGCTAGAGATTTTTAAATACAATCAAGAAAAATACGGAGCAATGGTATTAGTAGATATTGTTGTTGCCAATATAGGAATGGCTTTCTTATTGTTTGGAATTGGAAAAAAAGAAGCTATCAACAAATGGTTAAAAGCAGATAATTCATCTATACAAGAACTACAAGATAGAGTTTCAGAATATCAAGAAAGTGTAAAAAGAACACCTTCGTTAAACGATTATATCATTATTACAGCCATTGCTTTTGGCTCTGTCGGATTATCACATTGGGGATCACAATTATGTGCCTCATTCTTTTCTAAAACATTTGAAATTGTAAATGATCCAACTAGCTTTGCTTCTACCTTTGGTGGAACGTTCTTTTGGATGGTAACTATTGCAACTATATTAGGAATTGCATTGTCTTTTTCACCATTAAAAAAATATGAAGGAGCTGGAGCAAGTAAAATAGGGAGTGTTTTTATATACATATTAGTAGCCTCAATTGGTATGAAAATGGACTTAGGTTCAGTTTTAGAAAATCCAGGCTTAATTGCAGTAGGAATAATTTGGATGCTTATTCATTTTATCATTATTTTTGGCGTTGCAAAATTAATAAGAGCGCCTTACTTTTTTATAGCAGTTGGAAGCCAAGCAAATGTAGGCGGAGCAGCTTCTGCACCAGTTGTAGCATCGGCATTTCATTCATCTTTAGCTAGTGTAGGCGTTTTATTGGCTATATTTGGTTATGTAGCCGGTACATATGGAGCAATTTTATGTACCTATTTAATGGAAACAGTAGCACCAAAATAA
- a CDS encoding EamA family transporter, whose amino-acid sequence MSKNEIVKGVFLVALGATSYGMLATFVKLAYLDAEKFTTAEVTTSQFVYGIIGILLINVFQKFKNKKEVVKATPKNIFNLMLAGTSLGTTSVFYYLCVKYIDVSIAIVLLMQTVWMGVLLEWILDKKAPSKQKTIAVFVVLIGTLLATNILFNEVELNAVGIFWGMLAAASFTTTMFTANKVALGISSAQRSLFMLLGGAVIVLIFSLYTQNRPFNFAIFGNYGIFLALFGTIIPPMLLNAGFPKTGIGLGSIVSSLELPVSVLMAYFLLNETVVFSQWIGIVLIITAIVIMNINFNKK is encoded by the coding sequence ATGTCGAAAAATGAAATAGTAAAAGGAGTATTTTTAGTTGCTTTAGGCGCAACCAGCTATGGAATGTTAGCTACATTTGTAAAATTAGCCTATTTAGATGCTGAGAAATTTACAACCGCAGAAGTAACTACTTCTCAATTTGTATATGGAATTATTGGAATTCTTTTAATTAATGTATTCCAAAAATTTAAAAATAAAAAAGAGGTAGTAAAAGCAACACCAAAAAACATATTCAACTTAATGTTAGCAGGAACTTCATTAGGAACGACTAGTGTTTTTTACTATTTATGTGTAAAATACATTGACGTTTCTATTGCAATTGTATTGCTAATGCAAACGGTTTGGATGGGCGTTTTACTAGAATGGATATTAGACAAAAAAGCACCTTCAAAACAAAAAACAATTGCCGTTTTTGTAGTTTTAATAGGAACTCTTTTAGCAACAAATATTTTGTTTAATGAAGTTGAATTAAACGCAGTAGGTATTTTTTGGGGAATGTTAGCAGCAGCTTCATTTACAACAACAATGTTTACAGCAAATAAAGTTGCACTTGGTATTTCTTCTGCTCAACGAAGCTTATTTATGCTTTTAGGTGGAGCTGTAATTGTTTTAATCTTTAGTCTTTATACACAAAACAGACCTTTTAACTTTGCTATTTTTGGTAACTATGGAATATTCTTGGCGCTGTTTGGAACTATTATTCCACCAATGCTTTTAAATGCAGGTTTTCCAAAAACTGGAATTGGACTTGGAAGTATTGTTTCTTCGTTAGAACTACCTGTATCTGTTTTAATGGCATACTTTTTATTAAATGAAACAGTTGTCTTTTCACAATGGATTGGAATTGTATTAATCATTACTGCAATTGTAATAATGAACATTAATTTCAATAAAAAATAG
- a CDS encoding outer membrane beta-barrel family protein, whose protein sequence is MNKYLSLVIVFVVTVFTSNAQVEENKTEKEVELNEVVVVKKKKAIEQKADRTVFDFSEQPQLNSGSVLEGLKKLPGLIISDVAGMMYQGKQLEVYLDGRPLNIYSNELNSFLEGMPANSIEKVEVITQPGAEFPATSGGAIINIITSRTAKKYLSATYSSGANFTDYDKTRVRFNNSLLLNARNNYFGWQINIGQNYRESAQWSIVTNQPTASPSVVLSDTDADRIGRSTYVKSALKFNLKRDRLLLNYDMNFNNNDAYTLANGFGFTSDDFSKTKSNRQDALITYQKYFEDVTKKLEFKFNFNRNRTDFNLDSRITNASILNNSSFQDYLNFKIDYSQEIKLLDQSKFSVGTLIDELSFEAESDGIENLNYTRRTVAAYAELQSDYKKFKFILGSRAEDYLIKGNTDTDELIPFKKFKFFPNASVQYNFHPQIFMSFNYNKKISLPSTSSLNPNNTNYQNPNVDYSGNPQLQPTIFDNFEMKISAFDYAFIGYSVSSAKNQVVNRVSENSNAISNTSINVPELKIHNFNLGLPIPYMLFTKGLNETLKFDFNPDKINFLYAYAGYQLHEIPDLETKGFWIFNFMSQILLPKDIKFIANYNYSTPNGNYYYFVAKESFSHSLDFTFSKKFLNDNLSVALNFDDILNTNRQGFGSAGTAVLLQSKYDTRRIGFTLNYKIPTKNKLAKVDSNLLNNDKKEEGGLIGN, encoded by the coding sequence ATGAATAAGTATTTAAGTTTAGTAATTGTTTTTGTTGTTACTGTTTTTACTAGTAATGCTCAAGTAGAGGAAAATAAAACTGAGAAAGAAGTTGAACTCAATGAAGTTGTAGTTGTTAAGAAAAAGAAGGCAATTGAACAAAAGGCTGATAGAACTGTTTTTGATTTCTCTGAACAACCACAATTAAATTCAGGTTCGGTTTTAGAAGGATTAAAAAAACTTCCGGGTTTAATTATTTCTGATGTTGCCGGCATGATGTATCAAGGAAAGCAATTAGAAGTTTATTTGGATGGACGACCTTTGAATATTTATTCTAATGAATTGAATTCTTTTTTAGAAGGAATGCCTGCAAACAGCATAGAGAAAGTTGAGGTTATTACGCAACCAGGAGCTGAATTTCCTGCTACTTCTGGTGGTGCAATTATTAATATTATAACGAGTAGAACTGCAAAAAAATATTTAAGTGCCACGTATTCATCAGGTGCAAATTTTACCGATTATGATAAAACAAGAGTTCGTTTTAATAACAGCTTGCTTTTAAATGCTAGAAATAACTATTTTGGATGGCAAATTAACATTGGTCAAAACTATAGAGAAAGTGCGCAATGGTCTATAGTAACAAATCAACCAACAGCAAGTCCAAGTGTTGTTTTGTCAGATACTGATGCAGATAGAATAGGGAGAAGTACATATGTAAAATCGGCATTAAAGTTCAATTTAAAAAGAGATCGATTGTTGTTGAATTATGACATGAATTTTAATAATAACGATGCTTATACGTTAGCCAATGGTTTTGGTTTTACTTCGGATGATTTTAGTAAGACCAAAAGTAATAGGCAAGATGCTTTAATTACCTATCAAAAATATTTTGAAGATGTAACTAAAAAGTTAGAGTTTAAATTTAATTTTAATAGAAATAGAACCGATTTTAATTTGGATTCAAGAATTACAAATGCTTCCATTTTAAATAATTCTAGTTTTCAAGATTATTTAAATTTTAAAATTGATTATTCTCAAGAAATTAAACTTTTAGACCAAAGTAAATTTAGTGTTGGAACTTTAATAGACGAACTTTCTTTTGAAGCAGAGAGCGATGGTATTGAAAATTTAAATTATACAAGAAGAACAGTGGCTGCTTACGCAGAACTTCAGTCCGATTATAAAAAGTTTAAATTCATTTTAGGAAGTAGGGCAGAAGATTATTTAATTAAAGGAAATACCGATACCGATGAATTGATTCCGTTTAAGAAATTTAAATTTTTCCCTAACGCAAGTGTTCAATATAATTTTCACCCTCAAATATTTATGAGTTTTAATTATAATAAGAAGATTAGTTTGCCAAGTACTTCGTCATTAAATCCTAATAATACCAACTATCAAAACCCTAATGTAGACTATTCTGGAAATCCGCAATTACAACCTACTATTTTTGATAATTTCGAAATGAAAATTAGTGCTTTTGATTATGCTTTTATTGGTTATTCGGTAAGTTCTGCAAAAAATCAAGTGGTAAATAGGGTTTCTGAAAATAGTAATGCAATTTCAAATACAAGTATTAATGTACCTGAATTAAAAATTCACAATTTTAATCTTGGTTTACCTATTCCTTATATGTTATTTACAAAAGGACTAAACGAAACCTTAAAGTTTGATTTTAACCCTGATAAAATTAATTTTTTATACGCTTATGCTGGTTATCAACTGCATGAAATTCCTGATTTGGAGACTAAAGGTTTTTGGATTTTTAATTTTATGTCGCAAATTCTGTTACCAAAAGACATTAAATTTATTGCCAATTATAACTATAGTACACCAAATGGAAATTACTATTACTTTGTTGCAAAAGAATCATTTAGTCACAGTTTAGATTTTACTTTTTCGAAAAAATTCTTAAACGATAATTTATCTGTTGCTCTTAATTTTGATGATATTTTAAATACCAATAGACAAGGTTTTGGTTCTGCAGGAACAGCTGTTTTATTACAGAGTAAATATGACACAAGACGAATTGGATTTACGCTGAATTATAAAATTCCAACAAAAAACAAATTGGCAAAAGTTGATTCTAATTTATTGAATAATGATAAAAAAGAAGAAGGCGGTTTAATTGGGAATTAA